Proteins found in one Neomonachus schauinslandi chromosome 1, ASM220157v2, whole genome shotgun sequence genomic segment:
- the FEM1A gene encoding protein fem-1 homolog A isoform X2: MDLRTAVYNAARDGKLQLLQKLLSGRSREELDELTGEVAGGGTPLLIAARYGHLDVVEYLVDRCGASVEAGGSVHFDGETIEGAPPLWAASAAGHLDVVRSLLRRGASVNRTTRTNSTPLRAACFDGHLEVVRYLVGEHQADLEVANRHGHTCLMISCYKGHREIARYLLEQGAQVNRRSAKGNTALHDCAESGSLEILQLLLGCNARMERDGYGMTPLLAASVTGHTNIVEYLIQEQPAGEEAAVEALELLGATYVDKKRDLLGALKHWRRAMELRHQGGAYLPKPEPPQLVLAYDYSREVTTTEELEALITDPDEMRMQALLIRERILGPSHPDTSYYIRYRGAVYADSGNFERCIRLWKYALDMQQSNLEPLSPMTASSFLSFAELFSYVLQDRAAKGSLGTQIGFADLMGVLCKGVREVERALQLPKEPGDSAQFTKALAIILHLLYLLEKVECTPDQEHLKHQTVYRLLKCAPRGKNGFTPLHMAVDKDTTNVGRYPVGRFPSLQVVKVLLDCGADPDSRDFDNNTPLHIAAQNNCPGIMNALIEAGAHMDATNAFKKTAYELLDEKLLAKSTIQPFNYVTLQCLAARALDKNKIPYKGFIPEELEAFIELH, from the exons ATGGACCTCCGCACCGCCGTGTACAACGCCGCCCGCGACGGCAAGCTGCAGCTGCTTCAGAAGCTGCTCAGCGGCCGGAGCCGGGAGGAGCTGGACGAGCTGACGGGCGAGGTGGCCGGCGGGGGGACGCCGCTGCTCATCGCCGCGCGCTACGGCCACTTGGACGTGGTCGAGTACCTGGTGGACCGGTGCGGCGCGAGCGTGGAGGCGGGCGGCTCGGTGCACTTCGATGGGGAGACCATCGAGGGCGCGCCGCCGCTGTGGGCCGCCTCGGCCGCCGGCCACCTGGACGTGGTGCGCAGCCTGCTGCGCCGCGGGGCCTCGGTGAACCGCACCACGCGCACCAACTCGACGCCCCTGCGCGCCGCCTGCTTTGACGGGCACCTGGAGGTGGTGCGCTACCTGGTGGGCGAGCACCAGGCCGACCTGGAGGTGGCCAACCGGCACGGGCACACGTGCCTCATGATCTCCTGTTACAAGGGCCACCGCGAGATCGCCCGCTACCTGCTGGAGCAGGGCGCCCAGGTGAACCGGCGCAGCGCCAAGGGCAACACGGCCCTGCACGACTGCGCCGAGTCCGGCAGCCTGGAGATCCTGCAGCTGCTGCTGGGGTGCAATGCTCGCATGGAGCGCGACGGCTACGGCATGACCCCCCTGCTGGCGGCCAGCGTCACGGGCCACACCAACATCGTGGAGTACCTCATCCAGGAGCAGCCTGCCGGCGAGGAG GCTGCCGTGGAAGCTCTAGAGTTGCTGGGAGCCACGTATGTGGATAAGAAGCGGGATCTGCTCGGGGCCCTGAAGCACTGGAGACGGGCTATGGAGCTGAGGCACCAGGGCGGAGCGTATCTGCCCAAGCCAGAGCCCCCGCAGCTGGTCCTGGCCTATGACTATTCCAGGGAGGTGACCACCACCGAGGAGCTGGAAGCGCTGATCACTGACCCGGATGAGATGCGCATGCAGGCCCTGTTGATCCGGGAGCGCATCCTGGGCCCTTCTCACCCAGACACTTCCTATTACATCCGCTACCGGGGTGCGGTGTACGCCGACTCGGGCAATTTTGAGCGCTGCATCCGCCTGTGGAAGTACGCCCTGGACATGCAGCAGAGCAACCTGGAGCCCCTGAGCCCCATGACCGCCAGCAGCTTCCTGTCCTTTGCCGAACTCTTCTCTTATGTGCTCCAGGACCGGGCGGCCAAGGGCAGCCTGGGCACACAGATCGGCTTTGCAGACCTCATGGGGGTGCTGTGCAAAGGAGTGCGGGAAGTGGAGAGGGCCCTGCAGCTGCCCAAGGAACCTGGGGACTCGGCCCAGTTCACCAAGGCCCTGGCCATCATCCTCCACCTGCTCTACCTGTTGGAGAAAGTGGAGTGCACGCCGGACCAGGAGCACCTGAAGCACCAGACCGTCTACCGGCTGCTGAAGTGCGCCCCCCGAGGCAAGAACGGCTTCACGCCTCTGCACATGGCCGTGGACAAGGACACCACCAACGTTGGCCGCTACCCGGTGGGCCGATTCCCCTCCCTCCAGGTGGTCAAGGTGCTGCTTGACTGTGGGGCCGACCCGGACAGCCGGGACTTTGACAACAACACCCCACTGCACATAGCGGCCCAGAACAACTGCCCCGGGATCATGAATGCCCTCATCGAAGCGGGTGCCCACATGGATGCCACCAATGCCTTCAAGAAGACTGCCTACGAGCTGCTGGATGAAAAGCTGCTGGCCAAGAGCACCATTCAGCCCTTCAATTACGTCACCCTGCAGTGCCTTGCAGCCCGCGCCCTGGACAAGAACAAGATCCCCTACAAGGGCTTCATCCCCGAGGAGCTGGAGGCCTTCATCGAGCTACACTGA
- the FEM1A gene encoding protein fem-1 homolog A isoform X1, producing the protein MDLRTAVYNAARDGKLQLLQKLLSGRSREELDELTGEVAGGGTPLLIAARYGHLDVVEYLVDRCGASVEAGGSVHFDGETIEGAPPLWAASAAGHLDVVRSLLRRGASVNRTTRTNSTPLRAACFDGHLEVVRYLVGEHQADLEVANRHGHTCLMISCYKGHREIARYLLEQGAQVNRRSAKGNTALHDCAESGSLEILQLLLGCNARMERDGYGMTPLLAASVTGHTNIVEYLIQEQPAGEEVRPGPSGEGPSAAGPGCAPPQGARGCGSSPEEPLSDSYESCCPTSREAAVEALELLGATYVDKKRDLLGALKHWRRAMELRHQGGAYLPKPEPPQLVLAYDYSREVTTTEELEALITDPDEMRMQALLIRERILGPSHPDTSYYIRYRGAVYADSGNFERCIRLWKYALDMQQSNLEPLSPMTASSFLSFAELFSYVLQDRAAKGSLGTQIGFADLMGVLCKGVREVERALQLPKEPGDSAQFTKALAIILHLLYLLEKVECTPDQEHLKHQTVYRLLKCAPRGKNGFTPLHMAVDKDTTNVGRYPVGRFPSLQVVKVLLDCGADPDSRDFDNNTPLHIAAQNNCPGIMNALIEAGAHMDATNAFKKTAYELLDEKLLAKSTIQPFNYVTLQCLAARALDKNKIPYKGFIPEELEAFIELH; encoded by the coding sequence ATGGACCTCCGCACCGCCGTGTACAACGCCGCCCGCGACGGCAAGCTGCAGCTGCTTCAGAAGCTGCTCAGCGGCCGGAGCCGGGAGGAGCTGGACGAGCTGACGGGCGAGGTGGCCGGCGGGGGGACGCCGCTGCTCATCGCCGCGCGCTACGGCCACTTGGACGTGGTCGAGTACCTGGTGGACCGGTGCGGCGCGAGCGTGGAGGCGGGCGGCTCGGTGCACTTCGATGGGGAGACCATCGAGGGCGCGCCGCCGCTGTGGGCCGCCTCGGCCGCCGGCCACCTGGACGTGGTGCGCAGCCTGCTGCGCCGCGGGGCCTCGGTGAACCGCACCACGCGCACCAACTCGACGCCCCTGCGCGCCGCCTGCTTTGACGGGCACCTGGAGGTGGTGCGCTACCTGGTGGGCGAGCACCAGGCCGACCTGGAGGTGGCCAACCGGCACGGGCACACGTGCCTCATGATCTCCTGTTACAAGGGCCACCGCGAGATCGCCCGCTACCTGCTGGAGCAGGGCGCCCAGGTGAACCGGCGCAGCGCCAAGGGCAACACGGCCCTGCACGACTGCGCCGAGTCCGGCAGCCTGGAGATCCTGCAGCTGCTGCTGGGGTGCAATGCTCGCATGGAGCGCGACGGCTACGGCATGACCCCCCTGCTGGCGGCCAGCGTCACGGGCCACACCAACATCGTGGAGTACCTCATCCAGGAGCAGCCTGCCGGCGAGGAGGTGCGGCCGGGGCCGTCCGGAGAGGGCCCCTCCGCCGCCGGCCCGGGGTGCGCGCCGCCGCAGGGGGCTCGCGGCTGTGGCTCCTCCCCAGAGGAGCCGCTGAGCGATTCTTACGAGAGCTGCTGCCCCACCAGCCGGGAGGCTGCCGTGGAAGCTCTAGAGTTGCTGGGAGCCACGTATGTGGATAAGAAGCGGGATCTGCTCGGGGCCCTGAAGCACTGGAGACGGGCTATGGAGCTGAGGCACCAGGGCGGAGCGTATCTGCCCAAGCCAGAGCCCCCGCAGCTGGTCCTGGCCTATGACTATTCCAGGGAGGTGACCACCACCGAGGAGCTGGAAGCGCTGATCACTGACCCGGATGAGATGCGCATGCAGGCCCTGTTGATCCGGGAGCGCATCCTGGGCCCTTCTCACCCAGACACTTCCTATTACATCCGCTACCGGGGTGCGGTGTACGCCGACTCGGGCAATTTTGAGCGCTGCATCCGCCTGTGGAAGTACGCCCTGGACATGCAGCAGAGCAACCTGGAGCCCCTGAGCCCCATGACCGCCAGCAGCTTCCTGTCCTTTGCCGAACTCTTCTCTTATGTGCTCCAGGACCGGGCGGCCAAGGGCAGCCTGGGCACACAGATCGGCTTTGCAGACCTCATGGGGGTGCTGTGCAAAGGAGTGCGGGAAGTGGAGAGGGCCCTGCAGCTGCCCAAGGAACCTGGGGACTCGGCCCAGTTCACCAAGGCCCTGGCCATCATCCTCCACCTGCTCTACCTGTTGGAGAAAGTGGAGTGCACGCCGGACCAGGAGCACCTGAAGCACCAGACCGTCTACCGGCTGCTGAAGTGCGCCCCCCGAGGCAAGAACGGCTTCACGCCTCTGCACATGGCCGTGGACAAGGACACCACCAACGTTGGCCGCTACCCGGTGGGCCGATTCCCCTCCCTCCAGGTGGTCAAGGTGCTGCTTGACTGTGGGGCCGACCCGGACAGCCGGGACTTTGACAACAACACCCCACTGCACATAGCGGCCCAGAACAACTGCCCCGGGATCATGAATGCCCTCATCGAAGCGGGTGCCCACATGGATGCCACCAATGCCTTCAAGAAGACTGCCTACGAGCTGCTGGATGAAAAGCTGCTGGCCAAGAGCACCATTCAGCCCTTCAATTACGTCACCCTGCAGTGCCTTGCAGCCCGCGCCCTGGACAAGAACAAGATCCCCTACAAGGGCTTCATCCCCGAGGAGCTGGAGGCCTTCATCGAGCTACACTGA